Proteins from a single region of Paraglaciecola sp. T6c:
- a CDS encoding helix-turn-helix domain-containing protein: MSNRDLFTELSSALGEAKEHSEGKLTLKTHQVNDLNELDISPSEIVHIREKLNMSRGVFASLLHTSSRTLENWEQGRSAPNGQAITLLKLVQRHPETLTHIAEL; this comes from the coding sequence ATGAGCAATCGTGATTTATTTACAGAATTAAGCTCGGCTCTTGGTGAAGCAAAAGAGCATTCAGAGGGGAAGCTTACCCTTAAAACACATCAAGTTAATGACTTAAATGAACTTGATATTTCACCTAGTGAAATTGTACATATTCGAGAAAAATTGAATATGTCTCGCGGTGTATTTGCTAGCTTGCTTCATACATCTTCCCGTACTTTGGAGAACTGGGAGCAAGGACGCAGTGCTCCAAATGGGCAAGCAATTACTCTTTTGAAATTAGTACAACGTCATCCTGAAACTCTCACGCACATAGCAGAGCTATAA